The DNA sequence CGCACCACCGGGCACGACTGGTTCGAGGCGCACCGCGACGAGCTTCCGTCCGCGCTGCGCGACGCACTGGCCGAACCGGAGGCCGCGGTCGCGCTGTTCGCCGACGTGTGGCCCGTGGTGCCCGTCGACGTCGACGAGGCGTGGTCCCGCGAGCTGCTCGACGTCGGTGCCGAACTGGCCGCCGCGCTGCCCACGTCACTGTTGCTGGCCAAGGGTTTCCGCCGGGCCGCGCAGTCCTTGCGCGAGCAGGGGGCACTCCGGCTCGCCGCCGTCGCGGGCATGCGGGAACTGGCCGTCCACCGCCTCCGCGACGACGACCCGGACGCGGCGGCCGGCGCGTTGCACGACCTGGCCGCCACCTACCGCGCCCAAGGCCGGATGCACAAGGTGGTCGGGTGCGCCGACGAGGTGCTGGAGCTGTACCTCCTGCACGGCGACCGGCCCGGCACGGCACGGGCGCTGACGCACCTCGGCTCGCTGATGGCCGAGGTCGGGCGGCACGACTCCGCGATCAAGTACCTGTCCCGGGCGGACAAGCTGTTCGCCGACCTGGACGATCCGGCCGGACGCGCCCGGTGCCTGCCCGAGCTGGGCCGGGCGCTGTGGCTGACCGGAGACCGGGCCGAGGCGCACCGGCGGTTCAACCGCGCGCTCGCGCTGCTCATCGGGACCGACGACGCGGCGGCGCAACGGGTGCGCGACCTGGTCGCCGACCTCCGGTCGCGGTCAGTCCCGGAACCAGTGCAGCAGGGCCACGCCGACCTGGATCAGCAGGCCGACCACGACGCGGACCCTGCGCAGGACCGCTGAGCGGTGTCGGCGACGGCAGGCCCTCCTGCGGCAGCCAATGTGCCGGCACCGGGGCGACGGTCGGTCCGAAGACGACCGCTCGGGGGAAGGGTGGTCGCGGTCGGGGGATGCGTTCATCGTGGCGTCGTGCTCTTTCCGTGTTCAGGCGGTGGTGTCGGGGTGGTCGGCCAGCAGGCGCAGCACATCCCGGCACAGGAACACGCGGCGGTAGCCGAGGTGCTCCCGCGGGACGAGGATTCCCAGCTCGACCAAGCGGGCGGTGAGGTCGGTGGCGGCCTTCGCGGTGATGCCGTACCGGGTGCGCAGCGACCGGTGGTCCACCACGGGGAAACCGATCAGCTCGGCGGCCACGAGGGGCAGCTTCCCCGTGCGCGGCAGCCGAGCGGTGTACTCGGCGGCCAGCGCCTCCAAGTGGCCGATCAGCCGTAGCTGCGCCAACGCCTGGTCGCGCACGGCGGTGGCGAAGAAGTCGACCCAGCG is a window from the Saccharothrix saharensis genome containing:
- a CDS encoding tetratricopeptide repeat protein, with protein sequence MSDEPRHAVARLRRDLRTTGHDWFEAHRDELPSALRDALAEPEAAVALFADVWPVVPVDVDEAWSRELLDVGAELAAALPTSLLLAKGFRRAAQSLREQGALRLAAVAGMRELAVHRLRDDDPDAAAGALHDLAATYRAQGRMHKVVGCADEVLELYLLHGDRPGTARALTHLGSLMAEVGRHDSAIKYLSRADKLFADLDDPAGRARCLPELGRALWLTGDRAEAHRRFNRALALLIGTDDAAAQRVRDLVADLRSRSVPEPVQQGHADLDQQADHDADPAQDR